TCATCCGGCTGACGGCCCTTGGATGGATCACCCTTGCGATTATAGATATAGGTCAGATACTCGCCCATGATCGGGGAATAGGTGACCTCCTGCATCAAATCGCGGTAATTGCCGAACGCATTTCGGTCGAGAATATCGAGATAGCTGCCGAGACCGTAGCGAACCTTGCTGCTGAATTGCGCATTGCTGATGACGAAAAGCTGCGACAAAGCGAATGTCATGCGCGCTCGAAGCTGGGCATCCGATGTGATCATCGCTTCCCACATGGCTTGTGACGACTGACGGCGAGAAACCTCATCAGCCGCGACGCGCGAGCGCATGAAGTCTTCATAGCCAAAGGCTGGCTTGGCCAGCTCGGCACTGACCCACGCTGCGGCATTCGTTCCGGTCAGCGCATCGACCTCGTCGCCGTCAAGCCCCAGACCTGCGAGTTGCAGAAACTGAGCCGCCTCGACCTTGGTTTCAAGCGCGCTGTTCAGAACCGGCGGAGGGGGCGGTGGGGGTGGAGGCGTCCCGCCCGTTGGATCAGCGACCGGACCACCGCCCCCTCCGCCGCCACAGGCGGCAATTATGATTGCGGTCGAAAGGATCGCCAGATGGCGGCTGGCGGCCTTGAAAAACACTGCGCCCATGAAGTCGTCTCCCCTGCAGGTCCGGCCCCAGCCCGGGAATTCCTGCCCTCACCCTGTCCTTTTCGTCCTAATTGAGTCCTAAATGTGTTGCTAAACGAAGTCTTCACATGAATCGCAGTCACGCCAGGCTGAGCAGGCCCGCGCTACGTGGCGGATCAATTCCGGTCAGGGAGCTGTGACGGGAGGTGCGGGCGTTTCGTGCAGATCGAAAGCGCTATGCAGCGCGCGCACGGCAAGTTCGGTATATTCGCTATCGATCAGCACGCTAATCTTGATCTCCGACGTGGCGATCACTTCGATGTTGATCCCCTTGGCCGCCAGCGCTTCGAACATGGTCTGTGCCACACCTGTGTGCGACCGCATGCCGATGCCGACCACCGAGACCTTGGTCACGTCGCGGTCATGTTTCAGAGCTTCGAAACCGATCTCCTGACGCGCCTGTTCCAACGCTTCCAGCGCAGTATCCAGATCCCGTTCGCCCACTGTAAAGGTCAGATTGGCGGTATTGTCCGAGCGCGATATCCCCTGCACGATCATATCGACGATGACGTTGGCGTCGCTCATGGCCTTGCAGACACGAGCGACAACACCGGGTTCATCGGCCAGACGCAACAGGGTGATCTGGGCTTCATCGCGACTATAGGCGACACCGGAAACGACGCGTTCTTCCATGGTTTGATCCTCATGACAGACGAGCGTGCCGGGATTGTCCTGGCCCGCTTCGGCCATGGAGGTCAGCACGCGGATAGGCAAATCATTGTTCATGGCCAGCTCGACCGAGCGGACCTGTAGAACCTTGGCTCCGAGGCTGGCCAATTCCAGCATTTCCTCAAAGGCGATGCGGTTCAGACGGCGGGCTTCGGGAACGATTCGGGGGTCAGTCGTGTAGACGCCGTCCACATCGGTATAGATATCGCAACGATCCGCTTTCAAGGCGACGGCCAGCGCAACCGCCGATGTATCGGAGCCACCCCGCCCCAGAGTCGAAATACGACCTTCATCATTGATGCCCTGAAAGCCCGCCACTACTGCGACGTGGCCGTTCGCCAGGCTCGGACCAATCGCAGAGCTCTCGATTTCGGCGATCCGGGCCTTGCTGTGGGCCATGTCGGTCCTGAGCGGGATCTGCCAGCCGAGCCAGGATCGGGCGGGTATGCCGCGTCGACGCAATGCAATGGCCAGCAGGCCGGACGTGACTTGTTCGCCAGAAGCGACGATCGAGTCATATTCATCCTCAACCGCGCCACCGGACTTTTCCCCGGACGGCGCCATGTCCGCATCCAGAGCATCAACAAGTGCAACGAGGCGGTTGGTTTCGCCGCTCATTGCCGAAACGACGACGGCGATTTCATGCCCTGCAGCAACTTCGGCCGCGACCAGTTTCGACACCGCGCGTATGCGGTCGAGATCGGCGACGGATGTGCCGCCGAATTTCATGACGATGCGACCCATGGGTCTGGGCTCCTGCA
This genomic window from Algimonas porphyrae contains:
- a CDS encoding aspartate kinase, translating into MGRIVMKFGGTSVADLDRIRAVSKLVAAEVAAGHEIAVVVSAMSGETNRLVALVDALDADMAPSGEKSGGAVEDEYDSIVASGEQVTSGLLAIALRRRGIPARSWLGWQIPLRTDMAHSKARIAEIESSAIGPSLANGHVAVVAGFQGINDEGRISTLGRGGSDTSAVALAVALKADRCDIYTDVDGVYTTDPRIVPEARRLNRIAFEEMLELASLGAKVLQVRSVELAMNNDLPIRVLTSMAEAGQDNPGTLVCHEDQTMEERVVSGVAYSRDEAQITLLRLADEPGVVARVCKAMSDANVIVDMIVQGISRSDNTANLTFTVGERDLDTALEALEQARQEIGFEALKHDRDVTKVSVVGIGMRSHTGVAQTMFEALAAKGINIEVIATSEIKISVLIDSEYTELAVRALHSAFDLHETPAPPVTAP